In one Dreissena polymorpha isolate Duluth1 chromosome 7, UMN_Dpol_1.0, whole genome shotgun sequence genomic region, the following are encoded:
- the LOC127840189 gene encoding uncharacterized protein LOC127840189 — translation METVQQHVCCGMRPELCHSINAEMRLMILDAGVLRTQMLYRNDVFARHAASEKDVNKSYQHAGYRQYTLIHHGRLGLGVRRPVPSCCTWDIRDTFPDPDEFYVPYEPSW, via the exons ATGgagacagtgcagcagcatgtgtgCTGTGGTATGCGCCCAGAACTGTGCCATAGCATAAATGCT GAGATGCGTCTAATGATCCTAGATGCTGGTGTCCTGCGCACCCAGATGCTGTACAGGAACGATGTTTTTGCTAGGCATGCAGCATCAGAAAAGGATGTAAACAAGTCATATCAACATGCTGGCTATCGACAGTACACCCTAATTCACCATGGCCGGCTGGGATTGGGCGTGAGGCGACCAGTACCTTCCTGCTGCACCTGGGACATACGAGACACCTTCCCTGATCCTGATGAATTCTATGTTCCATATGAACCTTCTTGGTGA
- the LOC127839007 gene encoding uncharacterized protein LOC127839007 isoform X1 has protein sequence MWHGAKNLGKKLFAVAQERGNESLRPWVEPVVNHFYHAAETCEGDALKLSMKMVAVLNHTANVHRWILGECDNEALDEDQDRGNKQWLDPTGHEIVALEKVVRDTRFLGNLYHYTTCQTTSELESFHNHLLMYASKRQAYTYPIYKCRCQLAAIDYMQHLDRPYKKDANGELCYKRKFSKRGNKWTVYPVKVTKAYSYIEKLMVAAVNEYCIGQKRIYHPIKRQSGDPRNIASTIASIEPPPTAEHVAKRKSRLAKWRKNLN, from the exons ATGTGGCATGGTGCGAAGAATCTCGGAAAAAAGCTATTTGCA GTTGCTCAAGAGAGAGGGAATGAGTCGCTAAGACCATGGGTGGAGCCTGTTGTCAACCATTTCTACCATGCAGCAGAAACATGCGAAGGGGATGCTCTGAAACTAAGT ATGAAGATGGTAGCAGTCCTCAACCATACTGCCAATGTCCACAGATGGATACTCGGTGAATGTGACAATGAAGCTCTGGATGAGGATCAAGACAGGGGAAATAAGCAATGGCTGGATCCAACAGGACATGAGATAGTGGCCCTGGAGAAAGTTGTACGTGACACAAGATTCCTTGGAAATCTTTACCACTACACCACATGCCA GACAACATCAGAGCTTGAGTCATTCCACAACCACTTGTTAATGTATGCATCCAAAAGACAGGCATACAC GTATCCAATATACAAGTGCAGATGCCAGCTTGCAGCAATAGATTATATGCAACATTTGGACAGGCCTTACAAGAAGGATGCAAACGGTGAGCTCTG CTACAAGAGGAAATTTTCCAAGAGAGGGAACAAGTGGACAGTGTACCCAGTGAAGGTGACGAAGGCCTACAGCTACATTGAAAAGCTGATGGTTGCAGCAGTCAACGAGTACTGCATAGGCCAGAAACGAATCTACCATCCAATTAAAAGGCAGTCTGGCGATCCCAGAAACATTGCTTCCACCATTGCTTCCATCGAACCACCACCGACTGCCGAACATGTCGCTAAAAGGAAGTCAAGATTGGCAAAATGGAGGAAGAATCTGAACTAG
- the LOC127839007 gene encoding uncharacterized protein LOC127839007 isoform X2: MWHGAKNLGKKLFAVAQERGNESLRPWVEPVVNHFYHAAETCEGDALKLSMKMVAVLNHTANVHRWILGECDNEALDEDQDRGNKQWLDPTGHEIVALEKVVRDTRFLGNLYHYTTCQTTSELESFHNHLLMYASKRQAYTCQLAAIDYMQHLDRPYKKDANGELCYKRKFSKRGNKWTVYPVKVTKAYSYIEKLMVAAVNEYCIGQKRIYHPIKRQSGDPRNIASTIASIEPPPTAEHVAKRKSRLAKWRKNLN; the protein is encoded by the exons ATGTGGCATGGTGCGAAGAATCTCGGAAAAAAGCTATTTGCA GTTGCTCAAGAGAGAGGGAATGAGTCGCTAAGACCATGGGTGGAGCCTGTTGTCAACCATTTCTACCATGCAGCAGAAACATGCGAAGGGGATGCTCTGAAACTAAGT ATGAAGATGGTAGCAGTCCTCAACCATACTGCCAATGTCCACAGATGGATACTCGGTGAATGTGACAATGAAGCTCTGGATGAGGATCAAGACAGGGGAAATAAGCAATGGCTGGATCCAACAGGACATGAGATAGTGGCCCTGGAGAAAGTTGTACGTGACACAAGATTCCTTGGAAATCTTTACCACTACACCACATGCCA GACAACATCAGAGCTTGAGTCATTCCACAACCACTTGTTAATGTATGCATCCAAAAGACAGGCATACAC ATGCCAGCTTGCAGCAATAGATTATATGCAACATTTGGACAGGCCTTACAAGAAGGATGCAAACGGTGAGCTCTG CTACAAGAGGAAATTTTCCAAGAGAGGGAACAAGTGGACAGTGTACCCAGTGAAGGTGACGAAGGCCTACAGCTACATTGAAAAGCTGATGGTTGCAGCAGTCAACGAGTACTGCATAGGCCAGAAACGAATCTACCATCCAATTAAAAGGCAGTCTGGCGATCCCAGAAACATTGCTTCCACCATTGCTTCCATCGAACCACCACCGACTGCCGAACATGTCGCTAAAAGGAAGTCAAGATTGGCAAAATGGAGGAAGAATCTGAACTAG
- the LOC127839869 gene encoding uncharacterized protein LOC127839869, with protein MESDIEVSNVPDVGPIEAEVHGDFGDEENDDDEEDNCSPKFQKLKSVTEEHCKQPMYLLTDSCLDSLLADIPVSCRCREKPKPTKKRVGSAVTVNWICDCGKTLKSWASQPALRYGSFLGNVMLMSSTILSGNNYQKVALLAKFINLGLPHRTTFQNIQGHFVAPTVEQYWSNIQASAIEETRATDVVISGDGRMDSPGHCAKYCTYTCMNQQTKGILAMEVVDKREASLSFDFILIVYSDGNICLHESASGVVEGGGASGGGRN; from the exons AT GGAATCAGACATTGAGGTGAGCAACGTGCCAGATGTAGGGCCGATTGAAGCTGAGGTTCATGGAGACTTTGGTGATGAAGAGAATGATGACGATGAAGAAGACAATTGTTCCCCCAAGTTTCAGAAATTGAAAAGCGTCACTGAGGAACACTGCAAGCAGCCCATGTACCTGCTCACAGATTCTTGTTTGGATTCCCTGCTGGCTGACATCCCAGTATCCTGTAGATGTAGGGAAAAACCAAAGCCGACAAAAAAGAGAGTTGGGTCGGCTGTCACAGTAAACTGG ATTTGTGATTGTGGGAAGACGTTGAAGTCTTGGGCAAGCCAGCCAGCATTGCGTTACGGCTCTTTTCTGGGCAATGTTATGCTCATGTCATCAACAATTTTGTCTGGCAACAACTATCAAAAAGTTGCACTGCTGGCCAAGTTCATAAATCTTGGTCTCCCTCATAGAACAACCTTCCAAAATATCCAGGGACATTTTGTCGCTCCTACAGTTGAGCAGTACTGGAGTAATATTCAAGCCTCAGCCATtgaagagaccagagcaacagatgTAGTCATTTCAG GTGATGGACGCATGGACAGCCCTGGCCATTGTGCTAAGTACTGCACATACACCTGCATGAACCAGCAGACAAAAGGGATCCTTGCCATGGAGGTGGTTGACAAAAGGGAAGCCAGCTTAAG TTTTGATTTTATACTTATAGTCTACAGTGATGGAAACATTTGCCTTCATGAAAGCGCTTCCGGGGTTGTTGAAGGAGGGGGTGCAAGTGGTGGAGGTCGTAACTGA